Proteins from one Oscillatoria nigro-viridis PCC 7112 genomic window:
- the trxB gene encoding thioredoxin-disulfide reductase: MTEQTVENLVIIGSGPAGYTAAIYAGRANLKPIVFEGYQTGGIPGGQLMTTTEVENFPGFPEGITGPELMDRMKAQAVRWGAELYTEDVISVDLTQRPFTVRSEDREIKTHTIVIATGATAKRLGLPSEHVFWSHGISACAICDGATPLFKGVDLAVIGAGDTAAEESIYLTKYGSHVHMLVRRDRMRASKAMQDRVLSNPKITVHWNTEAVDVLGEPGGKMDGVRIRNIQTGAESDLPVKGLFYAIGHTPNTQLFQGQLELDEVGYIATKHGSVETSVEGVYAVGDVQDHEFRQAVTAAGSGCMGAMLAERWLSSNDLTQEFHQTEESEQPAAAPEAQKVRKTSENFDIKDTRHEGGYALRKLFHDSDRLIVVKYASPSCGPCHSLKPILSKVVDEFEGKIHYVEIDIEEDPEIAENAGVIGTPTIQYFKDKDLVAELKGVKPKSQYRELIASNL; this comes from the coding sequence ATGACCGAACAAACCGTAGAAAACCTAGTAATTATCGGCTCAGGCCCAGCAGGCTACACAGCAGCAATCTACGCCGGGAGAGCAAACCTGAAACCCATAGTCTTTGAAGGCTACCAAACGGGAGGCATCCCCGGCGGTCAACTGATGACCACCACAGAAGTCGAAAACTTCCCCGGCTTTCCCGAAGGCATCACCGGGCCGGAACTCATGGATCGGATGAAAGCTCAAGCAGTGCGCTGGGGTGCCGAACTATACACAGAAGATGTAATTTCGGTGGATTTGACCCAGCGTCCGTTTACAGTGCGATCGGAAGACCGAGAAATCAAAACCCACACCATAGTAATCGCTACAGGCGCGACGGCGAAAAGGCTGGGGCTGCCTAGCGAACACGTATTTTGGAGTCACGGCATTTCTGCCTGTGCGATTTGCGACGGCGCTACCCCACTTTTTAAAGGAGTAGATTTAGCTGTAATCGGCGCGGGCGACACCGCAGCGGAAGAATCTATTTATTTAACAAAATACGGCTCTCACGTACATATGCTGGTGCGGCGCGATCGGATGCGCGCCAGCAAAGCCATGCAAGACCGAGTGCTGAGCAACCCCAAAATTACCGTGCACTGGAACACCGAAGCAGTGGATGTCTTGGGCGAACCGGGGGGCAAAATGGACGGGGTGAGAATTAGAAATATCCAGACCGGCGCCGAAAGCGATTTGCCGGTGAAAGGATTGTTTTACGCGATCGGTCACACTCCCAACACTCAACTGTTCCAAGGTCAGCTAGAACTCGACGAAGTAGGCTATATCGCCACCAAACACGGTTCGGTAGAAACCAGCGTCGAGGGAGTTTACGCCGTCGGCGACGTGCAAGACCACGAGTTTCGCCAAGCCGTCACTGCGGCCGGCAGCGGCTGTATGGGGGCGATGCTGGCAGAACGTTGGCTGTCGTCGAACGATTTAACGCAGGAATTCCATCAAACTGAGGAATCCGAGCAACCCGCAGCAGCGCCGGAAGCTCAAAAAGTACGCAAAACCAGCGAGAACTTTGATATCAAAGACACGCGCCACGAAGGAGGTTATGCTTTGCGGAAGTTGTTCCACGATAGCGATCGACTGATTGTGGTCAAATATGCCTCTCCGAGTTGCGGGCCTTGCCACAGCCTCAAGCCGATTTTGAGCAAAGTAGTAGATGAGTTCGAGGGCAAAATCCACTACGTGGAAATTGACATCGAAGAAGATCCAGAAATTGCTGAAAATGCTGGCGTGATCGGTACGCCGACGATTCAGTATTTCAAAGACAAAGATTTGGTGGCTGAGCTCAAAGGAGTTAAGCCGAAAAGCCAGTATCGCGAGTTAATTGCCAGTAATTTGTAG
- a CDS encoding methyltransferase domain-containing protein, whose protein sequence is MDKIKILFVCSQNKWRSLTAEKICQKVSGYSVRSAGTEKGARIRVTEGLVGWADLIFVMEKKHGDRLRSKFPESLEGKKVICLQIPDNYEYMEPELVELLQAKLNPYMEMPENEINFMQRVLEPEVMDSLEEAIEYDSMDFTEVNAAFAQSAAALGPVFGNVLDAGTGTARIPIVLCELRPEWKLTCIDLSPNMLKVGAQNVEKAGARSQINLELIDAKAMPYPDSYFDMVISNSIIHHLPDPLPFLQEVKRVLKPQGAIFLRDLLRPEKTEIRDNLVNLYAGDCNPHQKQLFSDSLQAAFTLDEVEEMIQNAGLDGLRIYESSDRHWTAERAWCETV, encoded by the coding sequence ATGGATAAAATCAAGATATTGTTTGTGTGCAGTCAGAATAAGTGGAGGAGTTTGACTGCCGAGAAAATATGCCAGAAGGTTAGCGGCTACAGCGTGCGATCGGCTGGAACGGAAAAAGGTGCAAGAATTAGAGTAACTGAGGGTCTTGTCGGCTGGGCGGATTTGATATTTGTGATGGAGAAGAAGCACGGCGATCGACTTCGCAGCAAATTTCCCGAAAGTCTCGAAGGCAAGAAAGTTATTTGCCTGCAAATCCCGGACAATTACGAATACATGGAACCCGAGTTAGTCGAGCTTTTGCAGGCGAAACTGAACCCCTATATGGAAATGCCAGAGAACGAGATAAATTTTATGCAGCGAGTTTTGGAACCGGAAGTGATGGATTCCTTGGAAGAGGCGATCGAATACGATTCGATGGACTTTACTGAGGTTAATGCTGCTTTTGCTCAGAGTGCTGCGGCGTTGGGGCCGGTTTTTGGAAACGTTTTGGATGCGGGGACGGGTACGGCGAGAATTCCGATCGTCCTTTGTGAATTGCGGCCTGAGTGGAAATTGACTTGCATCGATTTGTCGCCAAATATGCTGAAAGTCGGGGCCCAAAATGTGGAAAAGGCGGGCGCGCGATCGCAAATCAATCTCGAATTAATCGATGCTAAGGCCATGCCGTATCCAGACAGTTATTTTGACATGGTGATTTCCAACAGCATTATCCACCATTTGCCCGATCCGCTGCCGTTTTTGCAGGAAGTCAAGCGGGTGTTGAAGCCGCAGGGAGCAATTTTTTTGCGGGATTTGCTCCGGCCGGAAAAAACGGAAATCAGGGATAATTTAGTCAACCTGTATGCGGGAGATTGCAACCCGCATCAGAAACAGTTATTCAGCGATTCGTTGCAAGCAGCATTTACGCTGGATGAAGTTGAGGAGATGATCCAAAATGCCGGGTTGGATGGGTTGAGGATTTACGAATCTTCAGACAGACATTGGACGGCAGAACGTGCTTGGTGCGAGACTGTGTAG
- a CDS encoding GGDEF domain-containing protein translates to MVDTSFVAALLFIRICAVSVEFIEPSNSPENSIKNLSLESTLKDLDLFNFQVDSSYLAKEVARFFQAHPLLPGVILTLNGEFLGMISRRRFMERMSRPYGVDIFACRPIIALYQIAQTDILILPGVALIVMAAQRSVQRPPELLYEPIVVQLEPQVYRLLDVHQLWVALSQIHQQATWSMSELYYNLSLTQSELEAANSQLKAANSELYRLANLDGLTQIANRHCFNEYLEKKWQELGEAAAELSLILCDVDFFKKYNDTYGHQAGDACLQQVAQAILAAVNYSTGEVSGETLVARYGGEEFAVILPRTSPEIAVWIAEKIRVWIKELEMEHINSEVCSLVTLSLGVASTFPQSSAAQKNLIAAADRALYQAKDKGRDRVILDAIKLDK, encoded by the coding sequence ATGGTTGACACTAGCTTTGTTGCTGCTTTATTATTTATTCGGATCTGCGCTGTGTCTGTTGAATTTATTGAGCCGTCTAACTCGCCAGAAAACTCAATCAAAAATTTATCTTTAGAGTCTACTCTTAAGGATCTGGATCTATTCAATTTTCAGGTTGACTCCTCATATCTTGCCAAAGAAGTAGCCCGGTTTTTTCAAGCTCACCCGCTGCTTCCGGGAGTTATCTTGACCCTAAATGGGGAATTTTTAGGGATGATATCGCGTCGGCGATTTATGGAACGCATGAGCCGCCCTTACGGAGTAGATATATTTGCTTGCAGACCGATTATAGCCTTGTATCAAATAGCTCAAACCGATATTTTGATTTTACCAGGAGTAGCCTTAATTGTCATGGCAGCTCAGCGCTCCGTGCAGCGACCGCCGGAACTGCTTTACGAGCCCATTGTCGTGCAGTTAGAACCTCAAGTTTACCGACTTTTAGACGTGCATCAACTCTGGGTAGCTTTATCCCAAATTCACCAACAAGCTACTTGGTCTATGAGCGAACTTTATTACAACTTATCGCTCACGCAATCCGAGTTAGAAGCAGCTAATTCTCAATTAAAAGCAGCTAATTCCGAATTGTATCGCCTTGCCAACTTAGATGGCTTAACTCAGATTGCCAACCGCCACTGTTTTAACGAATACTTAGAGAAAAAATGGCAAGAATTGGGAGAAGCAGCAGCAGAACTATCTTTGATTTTATGCGATGTTGACTTTTTTAAGAAATACAACGATACTTACGGACATCAGGCGGGAGATGCTTGCTTGCAACAGGTAGCCCAAGCTATTTTGGCAGCCGTAAATTACTCAACAGGCGAAGTTTCGGGCGAGACTCTGGTAGCCCGTTACGGAGGCGAAGAATTTGCAGTAATTTTGCCTCGGACTTCGCCTGAAATAGCTGTCTGGATTGCAGAGAAAATTCGAGTGTGGATCAAAGAACTAGAAATGGAACACATTAATTCGGAGGTGTGTTCTCTCGTGACGCTGAGTTTGGGGGTAGCGAGTACGTTTCCTCAATCGTCCGCAGCACAAAAAAACTTGATTGCAGCGGCAGACCGCGCGCTTTATCAAGCTAAAGACAAAGGGCGCGATCGAGTAATTTTAGATGCTATAAAATTAGATAAGTAG
- a CDS encoding DUF427 domain-containing protein — MNFDRIEPGPGQESVWDYPRPPRLEESTKHVQIIFNGVTIADTRRPQRVLETSHPPAYYICPEDIKMEYLHKTLRGSWCEWKGQAGYYTVTVESKEVVNAAWFYPNPNQVFAAIKDYVAFYPSKMDACYVDGELVQSQPGDFYGGWITKDIVGPFKGGPGTWGW; from the coding sequence ATGAACTTCGATCGAATAGAGCCCGGCCCAGGTCAAGAGTCTGTTTGGGATTACCCGCGTCCCCCTCGGCTTGAGGAATCGACCAAACACGTACAGATAATTTTTAATGGAGTGACGATCGCCGACACGCGCCGTCCTCAGCGGGTATTGGAGACCAGTCACCCTCCTGCCTACTATATCTGCCCCGAGGACATCAAAATGGAATATTTGCACAAAACTTTACGGGGTTCTTGGTGCGAGTGGAAGGGACAAGCCGGTTACTACACTGTGACGGTAGAGTCGAAAGAAGTAGTAAATGCTGCTTGGTTTTATCCCAATCCCAATCAGGTTTTTGCAGCTATTAAAGATTATGTGGCTTTTTATCCGAGCAAGATGGATGCCTGTTATGTGGACGGGGAATTAGTGCAATCTCAACCAGGGGATTTTTACGGCGGCTGGATTACCAAAGATATTGTCGGCCCGTTTAAGGGAGGGCCAGGAACTTGGGGCTGGTGA
- a CDS encoding GH25 family lysozyme, with translation MSIRGIDVSDYQPNVNWQAVAREGITFSFVKSTEGATFVAQTFARNWAAMKAAGIQRGAYHFFQPASSIQGQIDLFLKTVKLEAGDLPPVLDLETTGGLSADQFCDRAAIWLEAVEKATLMRPIIYTYPGFWDNLGTTRFADYPLWIAHYTTAEEPWVPGGWKTWTFWQYSDTGSVSGVSGNVDTNIYESVREGAVSYKVADIQKELRIKGFYQGAMDGKFGATTTAALISFQKSQGLNPDGTASLKTWTALMRKSPKVVVPPPAPTPTPQPTPTPTPPPISDVRLTQVFSSYQAKASQDTALIWLQSQVPTSVLADFAQKWRATSLPQDSNLRLIDVGKFYRGLAQQDQALDWLQKQISPAIITEFAQKWRSQSTVTNSPIRLIDACKFYRAAPQQNQALDWLEGRISPAILSEFFRRWQNATRL, from the coding sequence ATGAGTATTCGCGGTATAGACGTTTCCGACTACCAGCCCAATGTCAATTGGCAAGCCGTTGCCCGGGAAGGTATTACCTTCAGTTTTGTCAAATCGACCGAGGGTGCAACCTTCGTTGCCCAAACTTTCGCCCGCAATTGGGCGGCAATGAAAGCGGCCGGGATTCAACGCGGTGCTTACCACTTTTTTCAACCTGCAAGCAGCATTCAAGGACAAATAGATTTGTTCTTGAAAACTGTAAAACTCGAAGCGGGGGATTTGCCGCCAGTCTTGGATTTAGAAACTACAGGCGGTTTGAGTGCGGATCAATTTTGCGATCGAGCCGCAATTTGGTTAGAAGCAGTCGAAAAAGCTACCTTGATGCGGCCGATTATCTACACTTACCCCGGTTTCTGGGACAACCTGGGGACAACACGGTTTGCCGATTACCCACTGTGGATTGCTCACTATACCACTGCTGAGGAACCCTGGGTTCCCGGCGGCTGGAAAACTTGGACTTTTTGGCAGTACAGCGATACCGGCAGCGTGTCCGGCGTATCGGGCAATGTAGACACCAATATTTATGAAAGCGTCCGAGAAGGCGCCGTAAGTTATAAAGTTGCAGACATCCAGAAGGAATTAAGAATTAAAGGTTTCTATCAAGGCGCGATGGATGGTAAATTTGGAGCCACCACCACAGCGGCGCTCATCTCGTTTCAGAAATCTCAAGGTCTCAATCCAGACGGCACTGCTAGCCTCAAAACCTGGACCGCTTTGATGCGAAAATCTCCCAAAGTAGTTGTCCCCCCTCCAGCGCCGACACCCACCCCGCAGCCGACTCCCACTCCAACTCCCCCTCCCATATCAGACGTGCGGCTGACTCAGGTATTCTCGTCTTATCAAGCTAAGGCTAGCCAAGATACTGCCTTAATTTGGCTGCAAAGTCAGGTTCCTACCTCTGTTTTAGCGGACTTTGCTCAAAAATGGCGGGCAACTTCCTTACCTCAAGACAGTAATTTGCGATTAATAGATGTGGGCAAATTTTATCGCGGTTTAGCACAACAAGACCAAGCTTTAGATTGGCTGCAAAAACAAATTTCTCCGGCTATTATTACCGAGTTTGCACAAAAATGGCGCTCTCAATCTACTGTCACTAATTCTCCGATTCGGCTGATAGATGCGTGCAAATTTTATCGGGCCGCACCCCAGCAAAACCAGGCTTTAGATTGGCTGGAAGGGCGAATTTCCCCGGCCATTCTATCGGAGTTTTTTCGCAGGTGGCAGAATGCCACTCGATTATAG
- a CDS encoding cation:proton antiporter, translated as MEIPFNITLLMVMTVICGISAQVLAAYLKVPAIVFLLLFGILAGPDCFGVLHPNLLGSGLEVMVSLCVALILFEGGLNLELRDLGKLSGSIRNLVTVGTLITLIGGGMAAHWLGEFPWSIAFLYASLVVVTGPTVIGPLLKQVSVDKKVAALLEAEGVLIDPVGAILAVLVLNIILNGNTDLLVLFRDLIVRLFVGAVIGVAGGWLLGFILKRSQFLSEDLKNLVVLASLWGFFGLAEEIRSESGLMATVVSGIVLRAAAVPEERLLRRFKGQLTVLAISVLFVLLAADLSLASVVALGWGSLFTVLALMWIVRPINVWLCTWNSGLNWQQKLFVCWVAPRGIVSASIASLFAILLTQRGINGGDSIKALVFLTIIMTVFVQGLTAGRIAQLLGITSKSATGAAIVGSNPLSRLIARLFQERGESVAIIDTNPEACEQAEREGLRVFLSSALDHSVLEEAGLESMGTFLAMTNNGEVNLVLAQRAAEEFAPPRVLAIFPKDPQANTPANQSKINQAFVSDLSLKDWNEYLSDGEVKLGETELKTQGLQFQIAHLQALVQAGELAPLLLERQGYLQVVSATQIWQAGDRIIYLLYDPTPKLLKRLSGSSQSRLTLEKHQVVEEVPIPPPVLEPVVEEMEIAKDAKVLQPPVSR; from the coding sequence ATGGAAATCCCCTTTAACATCACCCTGTTGATGGTCATGACCGTCATCTGTGGCATCAGCGCTCAAGTTCTCGCCGCCTATCTGAAAGTTCCGGCGATCGTCTTTTTGCTGTTGTTTGGCATTTTAGCCGGCCCAGACTGCTTCGGAGTGCTGCACCCCAATCTGCTGGGCAGCGGTTTGGAAGTTATGGTATCCCTTTGCGTAGCTTTAATTCTGTTTGAAGGCGGCTTGAATTTGGAATTGCGAGATTTGGGCAAACTTTCCGGCAGCATCCGCAATTTAGTTACCGTAGGCACTTTAATTACCCTAATAGGGGGCGGAATGGCCGCACACTGGTTGGGGGAATTTCCCTGGTCGATCGCATTTCTGTATGCTTCTCTAGTAGTCGTCACGGGCCCGACAGTAATCGGCCCTTTGCTAAAACAAGTATCCGTTGACAAAAAAGTTGCCGCCTTGCTAGAAGCAGAAGGCGTTTTAATCGATCCAGTCGGGGCAATTCTGGCAGTATTGGTGCTGAATATTATTTTGAACGGCAATACTGATTTGCTGGTTTTGTTCCGAGATTTAATCGTGCGACTCTTCGTTGGCGCAGTCATCGGGGTTGCGGGAGGTTGGCTGCTGGGATTCATTCTCAAGCGATCGCAATTTCTCTCAGAAGACCTCAAAAACTTAGTAGTTTTAGCCAGTTTGTGGGGATTTTTCGGCTTAGCAGAAGAAATCCGCAGCGAATCGGGACTGATGGCAACTGTGGTATCCGGCATCGTCCTCAGAGCCGCTGCTGTCCCGGAAGAAAGGCTGCTGAGAAGGTTTAAAGGTCAACTCACAGTCCTGGCTATTTCCGTGCTGTTCGTGCTGCTGGCGGCCGATTTATCCCTCGCTAGTGTGGTCGCCCTCGGTTGGGGAAGTTTGTTTACAGTTTTAGCTTTAATGTGGATAGTCCGGCCGATCAATGTTTGGTTGTGTACTTGGAACAGCGGACTGAATTGGCAGCAGAAATTATTTGTGTGTTGGGTAGCGCCGAGGGGAATTGTCTCAGCGTCGATCGCATCTTTATTTGCAATTTTGCTCACCCAGCGGGGAATCAACGGCGGCGACTCGATTAAAGCCTTAGTTTTCCTAACAATTATTATGACAGTTTTCGTCCAGGGACTGACGGCCGGACGGATCGCTCAACTGTTGGGCATCACCTCAAAATCGGCAACCGGTGCTGCAATTGTCGGGTCAAATCCTTTGAGCAGATTAATTGCTCGCTTGTTTCAAGAACGCGGAGAATCTGTGGCAATTATCGACACAAATCCCGAAGCTTGCGAACAAGCAGAACGAGAGGGTTTGCGGGTGTTTTTGAGCAGTGCTCTCGACCACAGCGTTTTAGAAGAAGCCGGACTAGAGTCAATGGGAACTTTTTTGGCAATGACTAACAACGGCGAGGTAAACTTAGTGTTAGCTCAGCGAGCAGCCGAGGAGTTTGCACCGCCGAGAGTTTTGGCAATATTTCCCAAAGATCCGCAAGCAAATACGCCTGCAAATCAGAGTAAAATCAATCAAGCTTTTGTCTCCGATTTGTCGCTGAAGGATTGGAACGAATATTTGAGCGACGGCGAAGTAAAATTGGGGGAAACTGAGTTAAAAACTCAGGGATTGCAGTTTCAAATTGCTCACTTGCAAGCTTTGGTTCAAGCCGGGGAGTTAGCGCCGCTGCTGCTGGAAAGGCAAGGGTACTTGCAAGTAGTGTCGGCGACTCAGATTTGGCAAGCAGGCGATCGAATTATTTATTTGCTGTACGATCCGACACCGAAATTGTTGAAAAGATTGTCGGGTTCGTCTCAGTCTCGTTTGACTTTGGAAAAACATCAGGTAGTTGAAGAAGTGCCGATTCCTCCTCCGGTTTTAGAGCCGGTTGTGGAGGAAATGGAAATAGCAAAGGATGCTAAAGTTTTGCAGCCACCAGTTTCGCGGTAA
- a CDS encoding class I SAM-dependent methyltransferase, translating into MTAEGSYQANTYNLELEAEIQRLKAQVLLSWEKEARTLKWFGLADGMNVLEAGSGPGFFTEKLLEVLPNSSVTALEIDPVLHEKAVAYLQDKGGDRVNRIQASVADTGLAANTFDFAIARLLFVHLPEPVAAAREIFRILKPGGKLVIIDSDADLFWLTNPPLSVEIVREKFKQVMASRGGNLSVGRNLCRILKEAGFVSVDLEAVVSHSDIRGIEAFQPLLDSGPILQMVKQGLISESEIASYLVSRDEFVAAGDRRLMMSFWLMACGEKNE; encoded by the coding sequence ATGACCGCAGAAGGATCGTATCAAGCAAACACGTACAATCTGGAACTTGAAGCAGAAATCCAGCGGTTAAAAGCTCAAGTTCTCCTCAGTTGGGAAAAGGAAGCGCGCACTTTAAAGTGGTTCGGTTTAGCCGACGGGATGAATGTTTTGGAAGCGGGTAGCGGGCCGGGATTTTTTACCGAAAAACTGTTAGAAGTGCTGCCAAACAGTTCGGTAACAGCGTTAGAAATTGACCCGGTACTGCACGAAAAAGCAGTAGCGTATTTGCAGGACAAAGGGGGCGATCGAGTAAATCGCATCCAAGCATCGGTTGCGGATACTGGTTTGGCGGCTAACACTTTCGATTTTGCGATCGCCCGTTTGCTGTTCGTTCACCTCCCAGAGCCCGTCGCAGCAGCTAGAGAAATATTCCGCATCTTGAAACCGGGCGGCAAACTGGTGATTATCGATAGCGATGCGGATCTGTTTTGGCTGACAAATCCACCTTTGTCAGTCGAGATTGTCAGGGAGAAATTCAAGCAGGTAATGGCATCGCGGGGCGGTAATTTATCCGTCGGGCGAAATCTCTGCCGCATTCTCAAAGAAGCTGGGTTTGTTAGCGTTGATTTAGAAGCCGTTGTCAGCCACAGCGATATAAGAGGAATTGAAGCGTTCCAACCTTTACTTGACTCCGGGCCCATTTTGCAGATGGTCAAACAGGGGTTGATTTCAGAGTCGGAAATAGCCAGCTATCTGGTTTCGCGGGATGAGTTTGTAGCTGCGGGCGATAGACGATTGATGATGAGTTTTTGGCTAATGGCTTGCGGGGAAAAAAATGAATAA